A genomic window from Rhizobium sp. 007 includes:
- a CDS encoding NAD-dependent epimerase/dehydratase family protein, with product MKIAVMGGDGFIGWPTSLHLSDAGHDVHILDNLSRRWIDTELGVQSLTPMDSIQERTRIWHAETGRRIHFNLIDLAKDYELLKNWLAENRPDAIVHFAEQRAAPYSMKSDRHKNYTVNNNVSATHNLLNALVELQLDAHLIHLGTMGVYGYSTVGAAIPEGYLTVGVETADGDMAQQEILYPSNPGSIYHMTKCLDQLLLQFYAKNDALRITDLHQGIVWGTHTEQTCRHPQLINRFDYDGDYGTVLNRFLIQAAIGYPLTVHGTGGQTRAFIHIQDSVRCIELALKNPPARGSRVEIFNQMTETHRVRDLAEMIARMSGAKIAWLPNPRKEAPENDLIVRNEKFRDLGLDPITLEAGLLSEIVDVASKFAYRVDRSRVPAVSAWTKDIAATIDRDPEGKRLKSVS from the coding sequence CCGAACTCGGCGTGCAATCGCTGACGCCGATGGATTCCATTCAGGAGCGAACCCGCATCTGGCATGCCGAAACCGGGCGGCGCATCCATTTCAATCTGATCGACCTCGCCAAGGATTACGAGCTTCTCAAGAATTGGCTTGCCGAAAACCGGCCGGACGCCATCGTCCATTTCGCCGAGCAGCGCGCGGCACCCTATTCGATGAAGAGTGACCGGCACAAGAACTACACCGTCAACAACAATGTCAGCGCTACGCATAACCTTTTGAATGCGCTCGTCGAATTACAGCTCGACGCTCATCTGATCCACCTCGGCACGATGGGCGTCTACGGCTATTCGACTGTCGGCGCGGCGATCCCCGAGGGCTACCTGACCGTCGGCGTCGAAACGGCGGATGGCGACATGGCGCAACAGGAAATCCTCTATCCGTCCAATCCCGGCTCGATCTACCATATGACCAAGTGCCTGGATCAACTGCTCCTGCAGTTCTATGCGAAAAACGATGCGCTGCGCATCACCGACCTGCACCAGGGCATCGTATGGGGCACACATACGGAGCAGACCTGCCGCCATCCCCAACTGATCAACCGTTTCGACTATGACGGCGACTACGGCACCGTACTGAACCGCTTTCTCATCCAGGCCGCGATCGGCTACCCGCTGACCGTGCACGGCACAGGCGGCCAGACGCGCGCCTTCATCCATATCCAGGATTCGGTTCGCTGCATCGAGCTTGCGCTGAAGAACCCGCCTGCGCGCGGCTCCCGTGTCGAGATCTTCAACCAGATGACCGAGACGCATCGGGTGCGCGATCTTGCCGAGATGATCGCCAGGATGAGCGGCGCGAAGATCGCCTGGCTTCCCAACCCGCGCAAGGAAGCGCCGGAAAACGATCTGATCGTCAGGAACGAGAAATTCCGCGATCTGGGGCTCGATCCAATCACGCTCGAGGCGGGCTTGCTCAGCGAGATCGTCGACGTCGCCAGCAAATTCGCTTACCGCGTCGACCGCTCCCGCGTTCCCGCCGTCTCCGCCTGGACGAAGGACATCGCCGCCACGATCGACCGCGACCCGGAAGGCAAGCGGCTGAAATCGGTGTCATGA
- a CDS encoding glycosyltransferase, giving the protein MDVTETGAAISLAESPQRYAYITLVTNADYAKGATALVRSLRLTKTAANIVVLHTGGVDGIALAPLADLGCRLIAVAHLPLSGAFNERHARGQLHSAAPFTKGRKPDFHSPLDNFCKLRLWQLTEYERTVFIDADSIVLKNIDKLFGYPEFSAAPNVYETLADFRRMNSGVFVARPSEETFGRMLAMLDQPDAFWRRTDQTFLEAFFPDWHGLPVYFNMLQYVWFTMPALWDWKSISVLHYQYEKPWEKDHPKAARLKPLIDLWHSVHAGNDLPDLASMMNPEAK; this is encoded by the coding sequence ATGGATGTGACGGAGACCGGAGCGGCCATCTCACTAGCAGAGTCGCCTCAGCGTTACGCCTACATCACCCTCGTCACGAATGCCGACTATGCCAAGGGTGCGACCGCGCTTGTGCGCTCCCTTCGGCTTACGAAAACGGCGGCCAATATCGTCGTGCTGCATACCGGCGGCGTGGATGGGATCGCGCTTGCCCCGCTTGCCGATCTTGGCTGCCGCCTCATCGCAGTCGCGCACCTGCCGCTTTCCGGCGCCTTCAACGAGCGTCATGCCCGCGGCCAGCTTCATTCCGCCGCCCCCTTCACTAAGGGCCGCAAGCCTGATTTTCATTCGCCGCTCGACAATTTCTGCAAGCTTCGCCTCTGGCAGCTGACCGAATACGAGCGCACCGTCTTCATCGATGCCGATTCCATCGTCTTGAAGAATATCGACAAACTCTTCGGCTACCCCGAATTTTCCGCAGCACCGAATGTCTATGAAACGCTTGCCGACTTCCGCCGCATGAATTCCGGCGTCTTCGTCGCAAGGCCTTCCGAGGAAACCTTTGGCCGGATGCTTGCCATGCTCGACCAGCCGGATGCCTTCTGGCGACGAACCGACCAGACCTTCCTCGAAGCCTTCTTCCCGGATTGGCACGGCCTCCCCGTCTATTTCAACATGCTGCAATATGTATGGTTCACCATGCCCGCGCTTTGGGACTGGAAGAGCATTTCGGTCCTGCATTACCAATATGAAAAGCCATGGGAGAAGGATCATCCGAAGGCGGCCAGGCTCAAGCCGCTGATCGATCTCTGGCACTCCGTCCATGCCGGCAACGACCTGCCGGACCTTGCGTCCATGATGAACCCGGAGGCGAAATGA